The Zavarzinia compransoris sequence CTGCGGCCCTGGCGGTCCCGCTTCATGCGGATCAATTCGCCCTCGACCCTGATGTCGCCGGAATCCGGGGTTTCGAGCAGGTTGATGCAGCGGAGAAAAGTGCTCTTGCCCGAGCCCGAGGCGCCGATGAGCGAGATGACGTCGCCCTTGCTGGCGGAAAGCGAGATGCCCTTCAGGACTTCGAGATTGCCGAAGCGCTTGTGGACATCGTCCACGACGAGAGTCGCATCACCCATCCGCGTCCAGACCCCGCCCGAATAACCCCTGCATCACGAGGCTAAGCCGCTTCGGCCGGTGCGCAAAGACAATTTCATTGCGCTGCGGTGTGAAAAAAATGACGGAGAGGTCAGGCGATGTCGAAATTGTCGCCGAGGCCGCTGCCCTCGCTCGAGACCTTGGTCAGGGCATTCATCATCACGGCGCGCAATTCGCTGACCGAATTGGGATTTTCGATGATGCCGATGACCCGGCGGCGCGACGAGCGCGAGGCGGAACTCTGCCCCTGTTCGGTGAGCATGATGACCGGCGCCCGCGAGCCGAGGCGGACCGCGCCGTCGATCACCACCGACGACGACCACCCCTTCAGTTCGGAGTCGACCACAATCAATTCGGGCCAAATACTCATGATGTGGCGCAGGCCCGAGTAGCCGTCATGGGCCACGGTGACGGCAAAGCCCCAGGATGCCAGGTGTTCGCGCAGATGCCGGCTGCGCTCGATATTGCTGTCGACCAGCAATACCTGGGGTCCCTGATGCGTGCCGCTCGTCAATGCCTGTACCATCGTCGCCATGCTTTCCGTTCCGGCGGCCCAAGCCGCGGCAAGGCGCCGCACCGGGTGACCGGCCGGGCTTTGCCCCGGCACCAGTCCCCGTTCGACCGAATTCCCGCGACCTTCTGACGGCCGTCGGAAAAACCCTGCTGTCCCGCCCGATCATCGCCCGCGACGTCACTTTCGCGTGCATTTCCACTGCAACTTTGAAGAACGGGCGAGTGGGGTCAAGGAGCAAAGGCGCCAATTTCCCCCCGATTTCGGATCCATGGGGCTTTATCTTCAAATTGGGTCTTATGGCGGAGTTCCATCCAAAATAGGTGCGATACGACTTCGGATTGGTGGGTATTCGCGTGTAATACGGGTCTGACGGAACCCGGCAGGCAGAGGACAGTCAGCCGGGCTCGCCGAGAAAAATTCAATGTTTCCGAGCGATTGAGTCGGATTCCACGTGAATCGGGCGGCGCGGGCTTAAGAAGGGGCTCAAGTAAAATGACGGGATATTCTTCCATTAAGGCGGTACTTATGGCCACCACGGCGGCAGCGGCGCTGTCGGCCACCGGCTTCGTCGCCGCCCAGGATGCCTACCCGGTCTCGGGTGATCAGTTCGGTTACGGCACGCGTGCGGTCGCCGAGACCAGCTTCAACCTGGAAATCTTCGGCGGGGCGGACGAGAACGGCGGCACCTACGGCGGTGCGCCCTCGATCACCATCCCGCTCGGCGACAAGCTCGGCCTGCAGGTCGACGGCGTCGCCGGCTTCACGGCGGACGAGGCCGGCTTTGCCGGCGGCGCCGCCCAGCTCTTCTACCGCGACCCGCAGCAGGGCCTGATCGGCGTCGCCGCCGGCGGCTATTACGTCGAAGGCATCAAGCAGTATTCGGTCGCCGGCATCGCCGAATACTACCTCGACAACATCACCCTCGAGGGCCTGGTCGGTTACCAGACCGGCGACGTGATGGACAGCGTCTACGGCCGTCTCGGCGTCTCGATCTATGCCAACCCGAACCTGCGGCTCGGCGGCGGCGTCAGCTATTCGGAAGAGACCAAGATCGGCGGCGACATCCAGATCGAAGCCCTGCTGACCGACGTCCCGGGGTTGGCGCTGTTCGCGACCGGCGCCTTCGACGAATACGGCACCATGGGCTATGGCGGCGTCCGCTTCTACTTCAACAGCGGCACCAGCCTGCTGAGCACGGACCGCACCAAGCAGGCGGCGACGCCCAGCCTGATCGACATGCACCGCAACCTCGGCCGGCCGAACTTCCTGACCAACGGCGGTGCCGGTTTCGGCCTGCGCCAGATCAGCCTCGTCGGCGCGGCCAAGAACGGCGGCGACGACTTCGGCGATGTCACGCCGCCCCCGCCGCCGCCGCCCCCGCCGCCGAATCCGAACGCCAATTGCGGCGACGGCCTGATCTGCGGCGTGCAGGATCTGGTCGGCAACCTGACCGAGAACACCATCCTCTCCCCGCTGAACGACCTGATCACCGGGCTTCTCGATCCGAACAGCGGCGCTCTCAGCGCCCTGACCGGCGCGCTCGAAGACCTGACCTCGTCGGGCGGCGGCGCTCTCGGCGCGGTCACCGATCTCGTCAACGGCCTGGTGAACACCCAGAACCAGGCGCTGGAGCCGGTGATCTCGGGCCTGAACTCGATCCTCGCCCAACTGACCGGCGGTCTCACCGGCGGCCTGACCGGCGGCCTGACCGGGTCGGGCGCCACGGCAAACGACGGCCTGATCGACGTCGTCCAGGGCGTGGTCGGCAATCTGCTCGACGGCACGGCGCTCGAAGGCGTCGGCGATCTGGTCGACGGCCTGGTCGATCCGAACACCGGGGCCCTGGCCGGCCTCACCGGCGCGCTGAACGACCTGACCTCCAGCGACGCCGGTCCCCTCGGCCCGGTCACCGACCTGGTGAACGGCCTTGCCGGCGCCAATGTCGGTGCGCTCGATCCGGTGCTCGACGGCGTCCACGACCTGCTCGCCGGCCTGACCGGCGGCCTCGCCGGGGCTCTCCCGGGGGCGTCCTCGGGCAGCACCGACGGCGGCCTGATCGATACCGTGCAGGGCACGGTCGACAACCTGCTGCACGGCACCCCGCTGGAAGTCGTGTCGGACCTGGTCGGCGGCCTCGTCGATCCGCAGACCGGCGCCCTGTCGGCCCTGACCGGCCAGCTGAACAACCTGACCGCGCCGAATGCGCCGCTCGGTTCGCTGACCGGCCTCGTCGACGGTCTGGTCGGGGCCCAGAACGGCGCCCTCGATCCGGTGCTCGACACGGTCAACGGCCTGCTGTCGAACAATCTGTCGAGCGTCAACCTCGGCGCCGCCCCGGTCGTGCTGCAGAACGTCCTGCCCTCCATCCCAGTGGTCGGCGACCTGCTCAGCGGCCTTGTCGGTGCCATCGGCGGCATCGGCGGCTGATCGACGACGCTGGGGCGCGCCCGGTTTGCCTTGGCGCGCCCCTTTAATTAGAGTATCGGGCAGCTGTTCCGATCTCGCAGGATGAAATGACATGCGTGCGCGTTTGATGAAGGGTCTCGCCCTTGCCGTCGTCATGGGGCTGGCGCTTCAGGTTGCGGCCTGCGGCAGCCGCCTGACCGGGGGCGCCAACGGCGGGACCGGCCGCGGCGCCAGTGCCGGCGGCGGCCTGTCGATCCCCTTTCCCTGAGGGGCCCTTGAGGGGCGGCCCGCCGGGAACCCCTCGCTTCACCTTCGACGAGAACCCGCATCCCTTTGGGATCGCGGGTTTTTCTTTGCCCCGTGGGCGGTTCCGGTGGCGCCGATGGGGAGAAATCTTGGCCGTTATTGGGTTATAATTGGTTCTGTATCGGGCCGTTTCGATTATAGTTGCCGCGGTCGAAGGCGGGGGGCGGCAGGCGGCAGGGCGGCAAATTTCCCGGGCACGCCGTTTCGCAAACGAAACCTTTACCAAATGGCGCCAAATTGGCGTGACATTGGTGGCTTGAGTCGGGACCGCTCGCTTCTCTTCGGGGGCGCGGGGTTCCGGTCCGGGCCAAGTCATGGACTTTCGGAGTCAGGGGCGCGGTCCGATGGGGCGATCTAAGTTTCGTTTGATCTTGGGGGTGGTGCTGGTGGCGGTGGCCATCGGTCTCATCGCCTATGGTGCAATGACCTTGCGGCGTCCGCCGCCGGCTGCCGTGCCGGGCCAGGTCGCGACGGCCCAGCCGCGCGAGGATCTGGTGCCCATCGTCGTCGCGCTGCGCGACATCGGGCGCGGCGAGAAGATCGAGCAGGCGAAGCTCTCGGTCCTGCGCGTGCAGGCACCGGCGCCGGCCGGCTCCTTCTCGGACCTGCGCTCGGCGATCGGCGCGGTGGCGCTGTCGGCCCTGCCGGCCGGCCAGATCGTGCTGCAGAATTCGATCCTCGCGCCGGGCGACGGTACCAAGCCGGGCCTTTCGGTGCTGGTGCCCGAAGGCATGCGGGCGGTCGCGCTCCGCGTGAACGACGAGGTCGCGGTCGGCAACTTCCTGCGCGCCGACGATCTGGTCGACATTCAGCTCGTCCTCGCCAATACGGCTCTCGGGCCGGCGGAAGAGGGCGGCAATCCCGAGCGGCGGGAATCCCGCGTTGTCCTGCAGGCGCTGCGCGTCCTTTCGGTCGGCGAGGCGCTGACCGAGGAGGCGGGCGACCGGGCGATCCGGATGCAGAACATCACCGTCGCCGTGACCTCGGAACAGGCCCTGGTGCTTGCCGTCGCCAAGCAGTCGGGCGCCTTCTACCTGGCCCTGCGCAACCCGACCGATACCGCCGAGCAGCAGGTGAAGCCGGTCCGCCTCGAGGATCTGACCGGGGCCCCGCGTCCCGAGCCGGCCGCCGACAGCGGCAGCGCCCTGCCGACGCCGGCCGTGGTCGCGCCGCGGCAGGTCGAAGTCATCCTGGGGACCAACACCGGCAAGCAGGCAGTGCCATGAGTGAGGATAAGATGCTTCGTGTGCCGATGACCCCGTTTGCCGACAAGCGGAGCGGTTTCATGCAACAGCTTCGCCGTCGGGCTTTCGCCACCCTTGCCGCCGTCTCCGTGGCCTTCATGGTCCCGGTCGTCACCGGCGTGACGCTTTCCGAGGCGCAGGCGGCGGAATATGTCAACCGCCCGAGCCTGGTGATCCAGGCCGGCGTGCAGACGCCGCTGTCGCTCCAGACCCCGATCGAGCGGGTGGCGATCGGCGATCCGGCGACGGTGACCGGCCGCGTCGTCGGTCCGACCGACATCCTGCTGCTGGGCCTGAAGCCCGGCCGCACCAACCTGATCGTGTGGGAAGTGGGCGGCGAGCGGGCCTATGTCTATCCCGTGATCGTGCCGCTCGGCACCGGCGATCTCGAACGCGACCTGCGCGAGGATCCGGAACTGTCGGCGGTCCGGGTCGATGCCGCGGGCGGCAAGATCGCGCTGAAGGGCACCGTGCCCTCGAACGACGCCCATGCCCGGGTGCTGCGCCTCGCCTCGCGCTATTTCCCCGACGGCGTCAGCGACCAGATCAAGGTCCTGCAGCAGCAGATGGTCAGCGTCGAGATCAAGTTCGCCGCGCTCTCGACCACCACGCTGAAGCGCCTCGGCTTCGACTTCCGCTCCGGGCCGGGCACCAGCTTCGAATATGCGGTGTCTTCGCCGGGGGCCGGGCTGACCGGCGCGCTCTCCGGCGTCTCGCCGATCTCGGACGCGCTGAATGTCCTGATGCGCCTGCCGGGCTCCGACCTTTCGGTCGTCCTCGGCATTCTCTCGGGCGCCAAGCTCGCCCAGATCCTGGCCGAGCCGACCTTGCTGGTGCGCTCGGGCGAGACCGCGGAATTCATCGCCGGCGGCGAGATTCCGATCCCGGTGCCGCAGGACAATTCGGGCACGGTGACGATCGAGTACAAGGAATTCGGCATCCGCCTCAAGGTCTCGGCCACCGTGCTGAGCCCGAGCCGGATCCTGCTGAACCTCGCGCCCGAGGTGTCCGACCTCGACTACGGCAAGGCCGTGACCATCCAGGGCACCCAGGTGCCGGGCCTGATCCGGCGCGGGGCGAGTTCCACCCTCGAACTCGGCAACGGCCAGAGCTTCGTCCTCGCCGGGCTGATGTCCTCCTCCTCGGCGGACTCGGACGATGCCCTGCCGGTCCTCGGCGACCTGCCGATCATCGGCGCCTTCTTCAAGCGCCAGCAGACCACGCGCGAGCGCCAGGAGCTGATCATCGTGGCGACGCCGCGCCTGGTCTCGCCCATGGACAGCCGGGCCCTGCCGCCGCTGCCGGGCACCGACCTGCAGAACTACGATCCCTCCTATTCGGACATGCTGCTCGGCCGTAACCGCCTGCGCGATGTCCTGCCGCAATACGGGTTGATGCCATGAGCACGGAACGTCGCAGTATCCTGGTCGTCTCCAGCGACGAAGACTTCGCCGAACGCGTCACCTCGGCGCTGTTCTCCCGGTGCAGCATCGTGCGCGGCCTGCCCCAGCTCGAAACCCTGCGCGGGCTGATCGAGTCGACGGGGGTCGAGGCGATCGTCGTCGATCTCGACGACGTCGCCTGGGACGGGCGCAACATCACCGAACTGATCGTCAGCCTGAAGGCGGAGCAGCCGGCCCTGCCGCTGGTCGTCGCCAGCTACAACATCAGTGCGACCTCGCTGATCCCGGCCATGCGCGCCGGCGCCAACGACGTGATCGACAAGGATTTCGCCGCCGACGACCTGATCGCCCAGATGGACTGGCTGCTGCAGTCGCGGCCGGCGAAGCGGGGCAGCAATTCGGCGCGGATCGTCGCGGTCATGGGGCCGAAGGCCGGGGTGGGCGCCACCTCGATCGCCGTCTCCATGGCGGCCGAGCTGGCGCGCCGCGCCGGGGCCAGCGAGCGCGTGCTGCTGCTCGATTTCGGCTTCCCGCCGAGCGAGTCGATCGATCTCCTCGGCATCAAGGCGTCCTATTTCATGACCGACGCGCTCGGTGACCTCGGGCGTCTCGACTCGACCCTGATCGAGGGCGCCTTCGCCCAGACCAAGGCGCCGCGCCTGTTCGTCCTGCCGCTCGCGGTCGACGACGAGAACGCCCAGGTGGCGGGGCAGGGCGATCTCGCCCAATTGGTCGACGTGCTGCGGTCCTATTTCACCGCGATCGTGGTCGACGTGAACCGCGCGCTCAATCCGCGCGTCGCGGACCGCATCTTCCTCGATGCCAATGCCTCGATCATGGTGGTCGACCAGTCCGTGACCTCGATCCACGGCGCCTCGGTCATTCTCGACCGCATGCGCCGGGCGATCAACAAGGACCCGGAATATACCCTGGTCGTGTCGCGCCATGTCGCCAAGCTCCGCCCCTCGCCGGAAGAGATCGCGACCGCGATCCGGGCCAAGGGCCGGCCGTTCCTGGTGCCCGAGGACCGTCTCTTCGTCGACGGCCAGCGGAACCTGGGCACGGCGCTGGCCGCCGACGGTTCGAGCCCCTTCAGCAAGGCGGTCCGGGCGGTGGTCGATGCCGCGGTCGCCCTGCCGCCGGCCGGGCCGATGGCGGCGCCCGTCGCGGCCTCGCCCGTCGCACAGAACGCGGCGCGTATCGCCGGCGGCGGCAATGCCGGCGGCGGCATCCTGTCCCGCCTCGGCATCGGCCGGGCCGGTTCGCGTTGAACCAAGGGGTGACGTATGCGTGAAGCTGGTAGTCCTGGAAGCGGCTCGGGCCTGGGCATCGCGGCCTTCCCGACCAATATCCCCGGCAGCCGGGGCGAGGGCGACATCTATACGTCGCCGCTCTACCAGGAACTGAAATTCCGGGCGCTGACCATCGTCCACGACTATCTCGAAAAGCGCGGCTTCACGCCCGACAAGGCGAACGGCGAAGTGGTGCGGGGCGAGATCAGCCGGGCGATCTCGGTCGTGGTCGCCGGTGCCGGCGTCGCCCTCAATGCCGCCGAGCGGGAACGCCTGCTCGACGACGTCTTCTTCGAGATCGTCGGCCTCGGCCCGCTCGAACCCCTGCTGGCCGATACCACGGTCGACGACATCATCGTCAACGGGCCGAGCCGGATCTATGTCGAACGCTCGGGCGTGCTCGAGCGCGTGACCACGCGCTTCCGCGACGATGCCCACCTGATGAACATCATCCAGCGCATCGTCAGCCCGATCGGCCGGCGCGTGGACGAGGCCTCGCCCTTCGTCGACGCCCGCCTGAAAGACGGCAGCCGCGTGAACATCGTGATCCCGCCGATCGCGCTCGACGGCGCCACGGTCTCGATCCGCAAGTTCAAGCGCATCCCGCTCAAGATCCACGATCTCGTGCGCACCGGCACCATCAGCCAGGAAATGGTCGACTATCTGGCCGCCGCCGTGCGCAGCCGCCTGAACGTCCTGATCTCGGGCGGTACCGGTTCGGGCAAGACCACCATGCTGAACATCCTGTCGGGCTTCATCTCGGCGACGGAACGCATCGTGACCATCGAGGACGCGGCGGAACTGCAACTGCGCCAGTCCCACGTGGTGCGCCTGGAAACCCGGCCGCCCTCGGCCGACGGCACGCCCGAGATTACTGCGCGCGACCTGGTGAAGAATGCGCTGCGCATGCGTCCCGACCGCATCATCCTCGGCGAAATCCGCTCGGGCGAGGCGGTCGAAATGGTCCAGGCCATGACCACGGGCCACGACGGCTCGATGGCGACGGTACACGCCAATTCGCCCCAGGACGCCATGAGCCGCCTCGAACTGCTGCTCGGCTTCGGCGGCATGCAGGCCAATGTGGCGACGGTCCGCAGGCAGATCACCTCGGCCGTGCAGGTCGTCGTGCAGGTCCAGCGCCTGTCGTCCGGCGCCCGCAAGGTGATCTCGATCGCCGAGGTGGTGGGCATGGAAGGCGAGACCATCGTACAGAACGAGCGCTTCCGCTACCGCGAGAATCCGGGCCAGCCGGGCCAGGGGACATTCGTGATGGTGACCCGCCATTCCGCCTTCCAGGAACGGCTGGCGACGGTGGGCGGCGTGCAGCCGGTCGGCGGCGGCGCCGGCCGTTTCGAAGGCAGGCCCTGAGCAGAAGGCGGGGGGACGCGCAATGATCCAATTCGGCCTTGCCCTCTTGGCGGCGGTCGCCGCGGGCTATCTGATCGACAGCTATGTCCGGGACTGGCGGCTCGATCAGCAGTACCGCGCCCGCCTGGTCCATCTCGGCCGCAGTATCGGCGCCGGCACCGGCTTCGACGACGATACGCCCGAGACCGAGCGCCTGATGGCGCGCCTGATGATGTCGTCGTCCGGCATCACCCGGCGCCTGCTCCAGGCCGACTGGAAAGTCACGCCGCAGCGCTTCATCGGCTTCCTGACGGCGCTTTTCGTCGTCGTCGCGGTCGCGGTCTGGTTCCTCGGCCTGCTGGGCGGGCTTGCCGCCGGCCTCGGCTTCCTCGGCATCGCCTATCAGCGCCTGAATTCGGCGGCGGACAAGCAGGTGAACGGCTTCCTCGAGGAATTGCCGAGCTTCCTCGAACGCCTGCGCCAGCTGATCTCGACCGGCAACAGCCAGGCCCAGGCCTTCGACAAGGCCCTGATCTATTCCGGCGAGGCGACCCGCTGCTATCTCGATCCGGTGGCGCTCCGGCTCAAGATCGGCGTGCCGCTGCCGGATGCCCTGCGCGTCCAGGCCCAGCGCCTGGCGATCGCCGAGCTGGCCATGCTGGCCATGATCGTGCGCACCAACCTGCGCTATGGCGGCAACCTCGGCTATATTCTCGAGCATCTGGCGCGGGTGCTCCGCGACCGCTCGCGGGTGCGGAACGAGTTCAGGTCGCTGTCGTCGGAATTGCGCAGCACGGCGATCGTGATGGTGGCGATCCCGCCGCTGGTGGCCCTGGCCATCATGGTGATGAACCCCACCTATCTCGATTTCTTCGCCGAGCAGGGGCAGGTGATGCTGGCCGTGGCCATCGGCCTCGAGGTCCTGGGCATCGTCGTGATGCGCCGCCTCATGCGTATCGAATATTGAGGCGGGAGACGCGGCATGACCAGCCTGATCGCATTTTCCGTCGTCGTCATCACCGGCCTCGTGCTGTTCTTCATCGGCAGCACGGTGGTGGTGGATGAAACCCGCCGCATCACCGACGGCCGCCGCCTGCGCGGCCGCCTGATCGACGTCGGCCGCCACGACGCCCTGATCGACGACGAGCAGGAGACCGGCGGCTTTCTCGAAACCGTCGGCCGCGCCACCACCAAGAGCGCGTCGACCATCGCCGAATTCGAGCAGATCATGCGCTCGATCGGCCGTTATGACGCCGGCGCGCCCTATTGGCTGGCCGGGCTGCGGCTGGTGTCCGCCGTCGTGCTGGGCGTGCTCGGCTTCGGTCTCGGCATCGTGTTCTGGCAGTTGAACACGGCGATGTTCGTCGGCATCGCCGGCTTCGCCATCGGCTACCTGGTGCCGCGCTACTATCTCGGCAGCATGGCGTCGGCCCGGCGCAAGCGGATCGAGCGGGAACTGCCGTTCCTGATCGATATGCTGCTGCTCCTGGTGCGCTCCGGCGCCTCGATCGAGCAGGCCTTCCGCCACCTGACCCAGGAAGAGGCGGACGGTCTCGAAACGATCAAGGGCACGCTCGAACGGCTGGTGAACGACATCGACCAGGGCAAGGGCTACGAAGCGTCGCTGCAGCGCTGGGGCGCCCGGCTGGCGGTCGAGGACGGCCG is a genomic window containing:
- a CDS encoding type II secretion system F family protein; protein product: MTSLIAFSVVVITGLVLFFIGSTVVVDETRRITDGRRLRGRLIDVGRHDALIDDEQETGGFLETVGRATTKSASTIAEFEQIMRSIGRYDAGAPYWLAGLRLVSAVVLGVLGFGLGIVFWQLNTAMFVGIAGFAIGYLVPRYYLGSMASARRKRIERELPFLIDMLLLLVRSGASIEQAFRHLTQEEADGLETIKGTLERLVNDIDQGKGYEASLQRWGARLAVEDGREFAALLIQSLAHGTELTQALKVFSDTLIERRMNNARTTIGKRMTQMTVIMMLFMMPPLLIVIAGPAVSRLIDGFARVGS
- the cpaB gene encoding Flp pilus assembly protein CpaB, with amino-acid sequence MILGVVLVAVAIGLIAYGAMTLRRPPPAAVPGQVATAQPREDLVPIVVALRDIGRGEKIEQAKLSVLRVQAPAPAGSFSDLRSAIGAVALSALPAGQIVLQNSILAPGDGTKPGLSVLVPEGMRAVALRVNDEVAVGNFLRADDLVDIQLVLANTALGPAEEGGNPERRESRVVLQALRVLSVGEALTEEAGDRAIRMQNITVAVTSEQALVLAVAKQSGAFYLALRNPTDTAEQQVKPVRLEDLTGAPRPEPAADSGSALPTPAVVAPRQVEVILGTNTGKQAVP
- a CDS encoding type II and III secretion system protein family protein; this encodes MQQLRRRAFATLAAVSVAFMVPVVTGVTLSEAQAAEYVNRPSLVIQAGVQTPLSLQTPIERVAIGDPATVTGRVVGPTDILLLGLKPGRTNLIVWEVGGERAYVYPVIVPLGTGDLERDLREDPELSAVRVDAAGGKIALKGTVPSNDAHARVLRLASRYFPDGVSDQIKVLQQQMVSVEIKFAALSTTTLKRLGFDFRSGPGTSFEYAVSSPGAGLTGALSGVSPISDALNVLMRLPGSDLSVVLGILSGAKLAQILAEPTLLVRSGETAEFIAGGEIPIPVPQDNSGTVTIEYKEFGIRLKVSATVLSPSRILLNLAPEVSDLDYGKAVTIQGTQVPGLIRRGASSTLELGNGQSFVLAGLMSSSSADSDDALPVLGDLPIIGAFFKRQQTTRERQELIIVATPRLVSPMDSRALPPLPGTDLQNYDPSYSDMLLGRNRLRDVLPQYGLMP
- a CDS encoding type II secretion system F family protein; protein product: MIQFGLALLAAVAAGYLIDSYVRDWRLDQQYRARLVHLGRSIGAGTGFDDDTPETERLMARLMMSSSGITRRLLQADWKVTPQRFIGFLTALFVVVAVAVWFLGLLGGLAAGLGFLGIAYQRLNSAADKQVNGFLEELPSFLERLRQLISTGNSQAQAFDKALIYSGEATRCYLDPVALRLKIGVPLPDALRVQAQRLAIAELAMLAMIVRTNLRYGGNLGYILEHLARVLRDRSRVRNEFRSLSSELRSTAIVMVAIPPLVALAIMVMNPTYLDFFAEQGQVMLAVAIGLEVLGIVVMRRLMRIEY
- a CDS encoding response regulator produces the protein MATMVQALTSGTHQGPQVLLVDSNIERSRHLREHLASWGFAVTVAHDGYSGLRHIMSIWPELIVVDSELKGWSSSVVIDGAVRLGSRAPVIMLTEQGQSSASRSSRRRVIGIIENPNSVSELRAVMMNALTKVSSEGSGLGDNFDIA
- a CDS encoding CpaF family protein, whose product is MREAGSPGSGSGLGIAAFPTNIPGSRGEGDIYTSPLYQELKFRALTIVHDYLEKRGFTPDKANGEVVRGEISRAISVVVAGAGVALNAAERERLLDDVFFEIVGLGPLEPLLADTTVDDIIVNGPSRIYVERSGVLERVTTRFRDDAHLMNIIQRIVSPIGRRVDEASPFVDARLKDGSRVNIVIPPIALDGATVSIRKFKRIPLKIHDLVRTGTISQEMVDYLAAAVRSRLNVLISGGTGSGKTTMLNILSGFISATERIVTIEDAAELQLRQSHVVRLETRPPSADGTPEITARDLVKNALRMRPDRIILGEIRSGEAVEMVQAMTTGHDGSMATVHANSPQDAMSRLELLLGFGGMQANVATVRRQITSAVQVVVQVQRLSSGARKVISIAEVVGMEGETIVQNERFRYRENPGQPGQGTFVMVTRHSAFQERLATVGGVQPVGGGAGRFEGRP
- a CDS encoding AAA family ATPase translates to MSTERRSILVVSSDEDFAERVTSALFSRCSIVRGLPQLETLRGLIESTGVEAIVVDLDDVAWDGRNITELIVSLKAEQPALPLVVASYNISATSLIPAMRAGANDVIDKDFAADDLIAQMDWLLQSRPAKRGSNSARIVAVMGPKAGVGATSIAVSMAAELARRAGASERVLLLDFGFPPSESIDLLGIKASYFMTDALGDLGRLDSTLIEGAFAQTKAPRLFVLPLAVDDENAQVAGQGDLAQLVDVLRSYFTAIVVDVNRALNPRVADRIFLDANASIMVVDQSVTSIHGASVILDRMRRAINKDPEYTLVVSRHVAKLRPSPEEIATAIRAKGRPFLVPEDRLFVDGQRNLGTALAADGSSPFSKAVRAVVDAAVALPPAGPMAAPVAASPVAQNAARIAGGGNAGGGILSRLGIGRAGSR